A part of Streptomyces sp. NBC_01497 genomic DNA contains:
- a CDS encoding PPOX class F420-dependent oxidoreductase: MSEPPLPEAAVAMLRKPNPSVITTLRSDGQPVSTATWYLWEDDGRILINMDEGRVRLRHLRNDPRVTLTVLDEADWYTHISIIGRVGELTSDTGLRDIDRLSRQYTGHDYPSRERERFSAWIEVERWHGWGSLKDSSQTG, translated from the coding sequence GTGTCCGAACCACCCCTTCCCGAGGCCGCCGTGGCCATGCTGCGCAAGCCGAACCCCTCGGTCATCACCACGCTGAGGTCGGACGGACAGCCGGTCTCCACAGCGACCTGGTACCTCTGGGAGGACGACGGACGCATCCTGATCAATATGGACGAGGGCCGGGTCCGCCTGCGCCACCTGCGCAACGACCCGCGCGTCACCCTCACGGTGCTCGACGAAGCTGACTGGTACACGCACATCAGCATCATCGGGCGGGTCGGCGAGCTCACCAGCGACACCGGACTGCGGGACATCGACCGGCTGTCGCGTCAGTACACGGGCCATGACTACCCGAGCCGGGAGCGCGAGAGGTTCAGCGCCTGGATCGAGGTCGAGCGCTGGCACGGCTGGGGCAGCCTCAAGGACAGCAGCCAGACCGGCTGA
- a CDS encoding HoxN/HupN/NixA family nickel/cobalt transporter, translating to MALSSDIRVEPTLGERLGQFRQSLTRGDRRALGGMLGFIVLLHLAGFGVLFGLVAPKHYHLGGDHPVFNIGVGVLAYTFGLRHAFDADHIAAVDNTTRKLLADNVEREARGAARERRPLSVGFWFSLGHSTIVFALSFLLSVGVKALVGQVEDDNSGLHSATGVIGASVSGVFLWVLGILNLAVLVGIVKIFRRMRDGHFDEQELEEQLNKRGLMNRFLNGLTKSVRKAWHIYPVGVLFGLGFDTATEVGLLVLAGGAAAFSLPFYSILVLPVLFAAGMCLMDTVDGVFMNAAYGWAFAKPVRKVFYNITITSISVAVALIIGTIELVGVLADQANITSGPLAAIAGINLDYAGYGIVGLFFVSWLVALLVWRYGRIEEKWSADLVTADSD from the coding sequence ATGGCATTGAGCAGCGACATACGTGTCGAACCGACGCTGGGAGAGCGACTCGGACAGTTCCGTCAGTCGCTGACGCGCGGTGACCGACGGGCGCTGGGCGGCATGCTGGGCTTCATCGTGCTGCTGCACCTGGCGGGATTCGGGGTGCTGTTCGGCCTCGTGGCGCCCAAGCACTACCACCTGGGGGGTGACCACCCGGTCTTCAACATCGGGGTCGGGGTGCTCGCGTACACCTTCGGGCTGCGGCACGCGTTCGACGCCGACCACATCGCCGCGGTGGACAACACGACCCGCAAACTCCTCGCCGACAACGTCGAGCGCGAGGCGCGCGGTGCGGCCCGCGAGCGCAGGCCCTTGTCGGTCGGGTTCTGGTTCTCCCTCGGCCACTCGACGATCGTCTTCGCCCTCTCCTTCCTCCTCTCCGTGGGCGTGAAGGCGCTGGTCGGGCAGGTGGAGGACGACAACTCGGGGCTGCACTCGGCCACCGGGGTCATCGGGGCCTCGGTGTCGGGTGTCTTCCTGTGGGTCCTCGGCATCCTCAACCTCGCCGTGCTGGTCGGCATCGTCAAGATCTTCCGCAGGATGCGCGACGGCCACTTCGACGAGCAGGAACTGGAGGAGCAGCTCAACAAGCGCGGCCTGATGAACCGATTCCTGAACGGGCTGACCAAGTCCGTGCGCAAGGCCTGGCACATCTACCCGGTCGGAGTGCTGTTCGGGCTGGGGTTCGACACGGCCACCGAGGTCGGCCTGCTCGTGCTCGCGGGCGGCGCCGCCGCCTTCAGCCTCCCCTTCTACTCCATCCTCGTGCTGCCGGTCCTGTTCGCGGCCGGCATGTGCCTGATGGACACCGTCGACGGGGTCTTCATGAACGCCGCCTACGGCTGGGCGTTCGCCAAGCCGGTGCGCAAGGTGTTCTACAACATCACCATCACGTCCATCTCCGTGGCCGTCGCGCTCATCATCGGCACGATCGAACTCGTCGGTGTCCTCGCGGACCAGGCGAACATCACCTCGGGCCCGCTCGCGGCCATCGCGGGGATCAACCTCGACTACGCGGGCTACGGCATCGTCGGCCTCTTCTTCGTCTCCTGGCTGGTCGCTCTGCTCGTGTGGCGCTACGGGCGGATCGAGGAGAAGTGGTCCGCGGATCTCGTCACGGCCGACAGCGACTGA
- a CDS encoding tryptorubin family RiPP precursor, whose product MTSAAAGGRLDRPTAGTSTVPIWEVLMKFVRLVKKMRSEKSLKAYAWYGWI is encoded by the coding sequence TTGACTTCTGCCGCGGCAGGCGGACGCCTCGACCGTCCGACGGCCGGCACATCAACCGTTCCGATCTGGGAGGTCCTCATGAAGTTCGTTCGCCTCGTGAAGAAGATGCGGTCCGAGAAGAGCCTCAAGGCCTACGCGTGGTACGGCTGGATCTGA
- a CDS encoding cytochrome P450 — MPERSHGAPHGGRTVRFAPRIDALLAQHTGSDLFRLEPDTIGVAGPDLMDALLHSRPANAEERPTFKPVRARRVSRTDASTFMQAVSTDVRAALKRPLEPTVDLTGSWPQVPHAYLRDLVFGRERFRFRVLVDRRLELTPKLTWSAVTSGAALLGRPGSQVPLSKLASLVLDSTTYEDRRYAMYLYRRVAAPVCFTVAALVTNAVWLGAPFDEDTPNRHIIHEALRLLPVSWNILRVASPEFTAVDGRIGEHDDVLVLPLLSHRDPKLWDDPDAFLPERWNDLDPESQPGYLPFGHADERCWGRHMVLPLAERLLDLVRRDGLTVDPGRRAGAVELDGLMEVSDVRVTHARAGAALAG; from the coding sequence ATGCCCGAGCGATCGCATGGTGCGCCGCACGGCGGCCGGACCGTACGCTTCGCCCCCAGGATCGACGCGCTGCTCGCCCAGCACACCGGATCGGACCTGTTCCGGCTGGAACCGGACACGATCGGGGTCGCAGGCCCCGACCTGATGGACGCGCTGCTGCACAGCCGGCCCGCCAACGCCGAGGAACGCCCGACCTTCAAACCCGTACGGGCCAGGCGGGTCAGCAGGACCGACGCCTCCACGTTCATGCAGGCCGTCTCGACGGATGTGCGCGCGGCGCTGAAGCGCCCCCTGGAGCCCACCGTCGATCTCACCGGCTCGTGGCCGCAGGTCCCGCACGCCTACCTGCGCGATCTCGTCTTCGGCCGCGAGCGCTTCCGCTTCCGGGTGCTGGTGGACCGGCGCCTCGAACTCACACCGAAACTGACCTGGTCCGCCGTCACGTCTGGGGCCGCCCTGCTCGGCCGGCCCGGGTCCCAGGTCCCGCTGTCGAAGCTCGCCTCCCTCGTCCTCGACTCGACGACGTACGAGGACCGCAGGTACGCGATGTACCTCTACCGCCGTGTGGCGGCGCCGGTGTGCTTCACCGTGGCCGCGCTCGTCACCAACGCGGTGTGGCTCGGGGCCCCGTTCGACGAGGACACACCGAACCGCCACATCATCCACGAGGCGCTGCGGCTGCTGCCCGTGTCCTGGAACATCCTGCGGGTGGCGTCCCCGGAGTTCACCGCGGTGGACGGGCGCATCGGCGAGCACGACGACGTGCTGGTCCTCCCCCTGCTCAGCCATCGTGACCCGAAGCTCTGGGACGACCCCGACGCGTTCCTGCCCGAGCGCTGGAACGACCTGGACCCGGAGAGCCAGCCCGGATACCTGCCCTTCGGTCACGCCGACGAGCGGTGCTGGGGACGGCACATGGTCCTCCCGCTCGCCGAGCGGCTCCTCGACCTCGTGCGCAGGGACGGCCTGACGGTGGACCCCGGCCGGCGGGCGGGCGCGGTCGAACTCGACGGGCTGATGGAGGTGTCCGACGTCCGTGTGACACACGCGCGGGCCGGGGCCGCGCTCGCCGGGTGA
- a CDS encoding GNAT family N-acetyltransferase, translated as MIRPVSFGHPDAVRLNDRVQREYAERYGDDGDITPLDPDMFEPPRGLYLIARDALGVPVATGGWRIQDANGLGYTDGDAEIKRMYVVPEARGQGLSRRVLAALEDDARAAGRLRMVLETGTKQPEAISLYVSSGYEPCDKFGHYRFEELSRCYAKPLRPAESSPGTAAPAAEGRMPAGR; from the coding sequence ATGATCCGCCCTGTCTCCTTCGGCCACCCCGACGCCGTCCGGCTCAACGATCGCGTGCAGCGTGAGTACGCCGAGCGATACGGCGACGACGGTGACATCACCCCTCTCGACCCGGACATGTTCGAGCCGCCGCGGGGCCTGTACCTGATCGCCCGCGACGCCCTCGGCGTACCCGTGGCCACCGGCGGCTGGCGGATCCAGGACGCGAACGGCCTCGGCTACACGGACGGGGACGCGGAGATCAAGCGCATGTACGTCGTTCCCGAGGCGCGCGGCCAGGGACTGTCGCGCCGCGTGCTGGCCGCCCTGGAGGACGACGCGCGGGCCGCCGGCCGCCTCCGGATGGTCCTGGAGACCGGCACCAAGCAGCCCGAGGCGATCTCCCTCTACGTCTCCAGCGGCTACGAGCCCTGTGACAAGTTCGGGCACTACCGCTTCGAGGAACTGAGCCGCTGCTACGCGAAGCCGCTGCGGCCGGCGGAGTCCTCGCCCGGGACCGCGGCCCCCGCGGCCGAGGGACGGATGCCCGCGGGCCGCTGA
- a CDS encoding substrate-binding domain-containing protein, with amino-acid sequence MREPVDRRRQRILAVVRARGAARVTDLAAELRVSVVTVRRDVEELARGGKLVRGHGVARSVVPVQRAAVPAHRTLDGHTVGLVVPERHSYLSETLHGSRTVLEAAGMRMSLHIAPQAAGAERPMVEDALAAGASGVLIAPRWRSAASEEADYGWLAELGVPTVLMERRPRPGSLLHPLDSVCSDHWYGVHLALDHLVSFGHRRIVLAARNDSPTARAVRAAFAEIASGHPAIEDWSVALSSPDAAADLSLSPQAPLDLAALLRERRASAVLLHGDVDALIHVQRLVGAGVRVPEDCSVVAYDDVVAALGSIPLTAVAPPKTRVGAVAAELLLQRLGAASGGPDAGSPEGPAAEPVRRVELLPSLMVRGSAGPVPAA; translated from the coding sequence ATGCGGGAGCCGGTGGACCGGAGACGTCAGCGCATCCTGGCCGTCGTGCGGGCGCGGGGCGCGGCGCGCGTCACGGACCTGGCGGCCGAGCTGCGGGTCTCCGTGGTGACCGTACGGCGGGACGTCGAGGAACTGGCGCGCGGGGGCAAGCTGGTGCGCGGGCACGGCGTCGCGCGCTCCGTCGTGCCCGTGCAGCGGGCCGCAGTCCCGGCGCACCGGACGCTCGACGGCCACACGGTCGGTCTCGTGGTACCCGAGCGCCATTCGTACCTGTCGGAGACCCTGCACGGCTCCAGGACCGTTCTGGAGGCCGCGGGGATGCGGATGTCGCTGCACATCGCCCCGCAGGCGGCGGGCGCCGAGCGGCCCATGGTGGAGGACGCGCTGGCCGCCGGGGCTTCCGGTGTGCTGATCGCGCCGCGCTGGCGCAGTGCCGCCTCGGAGGAGGCCGACTACGGCTGGCTCGCCGAACTCGGTGTGCCGACCGTGCTGATGGAACGCAGGCCCCGTCCGGGCAGCCTGCTGCATCCACTGGACTCGGTGTGCTCCGACCACTGGTACGGCGTGCACCTCGCCCTGGACCACCTCGTCTCCTTCGGCCACCGTCGCATCGTGCTCGCCGCCCGCAACGACAGCCCCACGGCGCGCGCGGTACGGGCCGCCTTCGCCGAGATCGCCTCCGGGCACCCCGCGATCGAGGACTGGTCGGTCGCACTGAGCTCTCCCGACGCCGCGGCCGACCTGTCCCTGAGCCCTCAGGCCCCGCTCGATCTCGCGGCGCTGCTGCGCGAACGCCGGGCGTCCGCAGTCCTGTTGCACGGCGACGTCGACGCGCTCATCCATGTGCAGCGTCTCGTGGGGGCCGGTGTGCGCGTGCCCGAGGACTGCTCGGTGGTGGCGTACGACGATGTCGTGGCCGCGCTGGGCAGCATCCCGCTGACGGCCGTCGCGCCGCCGAAGACGAGGGTCGGGGCGGTGGCCGCCGAACTGCTGCTCCAGCGCCTCGGAGCGGCCTCCGGCGGCCCGGACGCGGGCTCGCCCGAGGGCCCGGCAGCCGAGCCCGTACGGCGTGTCGAGTTGCTGCCCTCCCTGATGGTGCGCGGTTCGGCCGGCCCTGTGCCGGCGGCCTGA
- a CDS encoding ABC transporter substrate-binding protein, translating into MPGRHSRRTVLAALTALPAAGALGACSGPSAASAHSPGRGRTTITFWSALRGSQQVVDEYNKTHDRIHVVYEQVPSGAQGGDAKLNNAARAGNAPDIATTDYSTLPSFAIDGVTRDVTSLMSEGFRRRLLPQALALTTFADRSFGVPVDIEPMVLHYRKDLFDHYGIHVPSTWDEYEDTASAVRRAAPDRRLGPFWSDGWAQFIACAWQAGARWYGIHGDTWNISMADGPTRKVAAYWQRLIDTGLVFMNPGSGRQSDAQIAEGLVLTRLNGAWDAGAQMTAHPSQKGQWRIAALPQWDLTHPYTGTQGGSTYMITKDSRNPEAAMEFVEWLVGSPAALRARLASGASSQYPAVPDLMPVARSGFDRSYYGGQDIYRLFDAEAQKIRQGWIWGPRMSPTTSVLTDGFARVSAGRGTLIDAVRAAQSGTMPDLRAIGLSTTQHSG; encoded by the coding sequence ATGCCTGGTCGGCACAGCCGTCGCACCGTGCTCGCCGCGCTCACCGCCCTACCCGCAGCAGGCGCGCTCGGCGCCTGCTCGGGTCCGTCGGCGGCGAGTGCGCACAGCCCCGGCAGGGGCAGGACCACGATCACCTTCTGGTCGGCCCTCAGGGGCAGCCAGCAGGTGGTGGACGAGTACAACAAGACCCACGACCGCATCCATGTGGTCTACGAGCAGGTTCCGTCGGGCGCCCAGGGCGGCGACGCGAAGCTCAACAACGCGGCGCGGGCCGGGAACGCCCCCGACATCGCCACCACCGACTACTCCACGCTGCCGAGCTTCGCCATCGACGGTGTGACCCGGGACGTCACGTCCCTGATGAGCGAAGGGTTCCGCCGCAGGCTGCTGCCCCAGGCGCTCGCACTGACCACCTTCGCGGACCGCAGCTTCGGTGTCCCCGTCGACATCGAACCGATGGTCCTGCACTACCGCAAGGACCTCTTCGACCACTACGGCATCCACGTGCCGAGCACCTGGGACGAGTACGAGGACACGGCGAGTGCCGTGCGCCGCGCCGCTCCCGACCGCCGGCTGGGTCCCTTCTGGAGCGACGGGTGGGCCCAGTTCATCGCGTGCGCCTGGCAGGCGGGCGCCCGGTGGTACGGGATCCACGGCGACACCTGGAACATCTCCATGGCGGACGGGCCGACCCGGAAGGTCGCCGCGTACTGGCAGCGGCTCATCGACACCGGCCTGGTGTTCATGAACCCGGGCTCGGGACGGCAGAGCGACGCCCAGATAGCGGAGGGCCTCGTACTGACCCGGCTCAACGGGGCCTGGGACGCGGGTGCGCAGATGACCGCGCACCCCTCCCAGAAGGGCCAGTGGCGCATCGCGGCCCTGCCCCAGTGGGATCTCACCCACCCGTACACCGGGACCCAGGGCGGTTCCACGTACATGATCACCAAGGACAGCCGGAACCCGGAAGCCGCCATGGAGTTCGTCGAGTGGCTGGTCGGCAGCCCCGCCGCCCTGCGGGCCCGGCTCGCGAGCGGCGCCAGCAGCCAGTATCCCGCCGTGCCCGACCTGATGCCGGTGGCGCGAAGCGGCTTCGACCGGTCGTACTACGGGGGGCAGGACATCTACCGGCTGTTCGATGCCGAGGCGCAGAAAATCAGACAGGGCTGGATCTGGGGTCCCCGCATGTCACCGACCACCTCGGTCCTCACCGACGGCTTCGCCCGCGTCAGCGCGGGCCGCGGCACCCTCATCGACGCGGTGCGCGCGGCCCAGAGCGGCACCATGCCCGACCTCAGGGCGATCGGCCTGTCCACGACCCAGCACAGCGGCTGA
- a CDS encoding carbohydrate ABC transporter permease, translating to MTHTVTTPAAPPGPGRPRTPDPRRRPRATARRRELGAAGALMTPFFALLVAVFLIPVGAAVWLSFFGANEPGLGFGPEHTVFVGLRDYAAVLTDPTFLGGLGVVALYAVIYIPVIVVASLALALLLDSGAAKLRSWAQLGLFLPHAVPGIIAAVIWLYLYTPGISPVVALFAQGGISVDFLGVHTVVPSIVNIAVWSNLGYNMVVFYAALQAVPREVVEASVMDGAGSVRTAVRIKTPLIRPSIVLVAMFTLIGTLQLFTEPMLIGQSTPTISHRFSPSMYIYDAAFSRDNYGLAAAASVVLLAVTIALSYGVTRWTNRAAASGDAA from the coding sequence ATGACCCACACCGTCACAACACCGGCCGCGCCCCCGGGCCCGGGCCGTCCGCGTACGCCGGATCCGCGCCGGCGCCCCCGTGCCACCGCGCGGCGCCGCGAACTGGGCGCCGCCGGTGCCCTGATGACGCCCTTCTTCGCACTGCTCGTCGCCGTCTTCCTGATCCCCGTCGGCGCGGCGGTCTGGCTGAGCTTCTTCGGCGCGAACGAACCGGGCCTCGGCTTCGGCCCCGAACACACCGTCTTCGTGGGGCTGCGCGACTACGCGGCCGTCCTCACCGACCCCACGTTCCTCGGTGGGCTCGGCGTCGTCGCCCTGTACGCCGTCATCTACATCCCGGTGATCGTCGTCGCGTCGCTGGCGCTCGCGCTGCTGCTCGACTCCGGGGCGGCGAAGCTGCGTTCATGGGCGCAGCTCGGCCTGTTCCTGCCGCACGCGGTGCCCGGCATCATCGCGGCCGTCATCTGGCTCTACCTCTACACGCCCGGCATCAGCCCGGTCGTCGCGCTCTTCGCCCAGGGCGGCATCAGCGTCGACTTCCTGGGCGTCCACACGGTGGTGCCCTCGATCGTCAACATCGCGGTGTGGAGCAACCTCGGTTACAACATGGTGGTCTTCTACGCGGCGCTCCAGGCGGTGCCGAGGGAGGTCGTCGAGGCGTCCGTGATGGACGGGGCGGGCTCCGTGCGCACGGCCGTACGTATCAAGACCCCGCTGATCAGGCCGTCCATCGTGCTCGTCGCGATGTTCACCCTGATCGGCACCCTGCAGTTGTTCACCGAGCCGATGCTGATCGGCCAGAGCACACCGACCATCAGCCACCGGTTCTCCCCCAGCATGTACATCTATGACGCGGCGTTCTCCCGCGACAACTACGGGCTGGCCGCGGCAGCCTCGGTGGTCCTGCTCGCCGTCACCATCGCGCTCTCCTACGGCGTCACCCGGTGGACCAACCGGGCCGCGGCGAGCGGGGACGCCGCATGA
- a CDS encoding carbohydrate ABC transporter permease → MSAAGATSTLVRPRAAGRAVVNVVVGISVLYTLLPVLWLLLASTKTRDALFSSNVLSLGHFSFVSNLRDLFASDGGLYLRWYGNSLLYAVLGAAIGSMVSIACGYAFDKYRFRHKEKMFGLVLAAVMVPQTVLALPLYLIASGTGIVNTFWSVFIPVLFNPFGVYLGRVFSQGYVPGEVLEAARVDGAGELATYFRVSLRMLGPGLVTVFLFQLTAIWNNFFLPMVMLSNQNLYPVSLGIYTWNSSVGVSPEYYPLVLMGSLLAIVPLILAFALLQRFWRSGLTAGAVK, encoded by the coding sequence ATGAGCGCCGCGGGAGCGACCTCCACCCTCGTGCGCCCCCGGGCCGCGGGCCGCGCCGTTGTCAACGTCGTCGTCGGCATCTCGGTGCTCTACACACTGCTTCCCGTGCTGTGGCTGCTGCTGGCCTCCACCAAGACCAGGGACGCCCTGTTCAGCAGCAACGTGCTCTCGCTCGGCCACTTCTCGTTCGTGAGCAACCTGCGCGACCTGTTCGCGTCCGACGGCGGCCTGTACCTGCGCTGGTACGGCAACAGCCTGCTGTACGCCGTCCTCGGCGCGGCCATCGGCTCGATGGTCAGCATCGCCTGCGGCTACGCCTTCGACAAGTACCGCTTCCGGCACAAGGAGAAGATGTTCGGCCTGGTCCTCGCCGCCGTGATGGTGCCGCAGACCGTCCTCGCGCTGCCGCTGTACCTCATCGCGTCCGGCACCGGGATCGTCAACACCTTCTGGTCCGTGTTCATCCCCGTCCTGTTCAATCCCTTCGGTGTGTATCTCGGCCGGGTGTTCAGCCAGGGGTACGTGCCGGGCGAGGTCCTGGAGGCCGCGCGCGTCGACGGGGCGGGCGAACTGGCCACCTACTTCCGCGTCTCCCTGCGCATGCTGGGACCCGGCCTCGTCACCGTCTTCCTCTTCCAGCTGACGGCCATCTGGAACAACTTCTTCCTCCCGATGGTGATGCTCTCCAACCAGAACCTCTATCCCGTCAGCCTCGGCATCTACACGTGGAACAGCTCCGTCGGCGTGTCGCCCGAGTACTACCCGCTGGTACTCATGGGCTCGCTGCTCGCCATCGTGCCGCTGATCCTCGCCTTCGCCCTGCTCCAGCGCTTCTGGAGGTCCGGCCTGACCGCCGGCGCCGTCAAGTGA
- a CDS encoding hydroxyacid dehydrogenase, with product MPTAPPATPTATAAGRRPRVALAMRQDAASAVLDDAALTALGAVCDLAPGPVLDDLTTGRARAVLAGTELLVTGWGCPPLDEDVLAAAPRLRAVVHTAGSVRSHITPACWERGIEVSSAAAANALPVAEYTVAMILLSGKHVLERARAYRTARLRDDWLATPRNVGNHRRTIGLLSASLVGRRVVELLRPYDFDVQVYDPYLDDADTADLGVRRAALPDLFATCDVVSVHTPLLDATRGLVSRELLRSMRPGATLINTSRGAVVDQAALTEVLRAGRIRAVLDVTDPEQLPADDPLWDCENALITPHLAGSQGNEWRRLAEHAIAETARWAAGEGFAHAVRPERLAYLA from the coding sequence ATGCCCACCGCACCACCCGCCACGCCGACCGCGACGGCGGCCGGCCGCCGGCCGCGCGTCGCGCTCGCCATGCGGCAGGACGCCGCCTCGGCCGTCCTCGACGACGCCGCGCTGACCGCGCTCGGCGCCGTCTGCGACCTGGCACCCGGGCCCGTGCTCGACGACCTCACCACCGGGCGGGCGCGCGCCGTGCTCGCCGGGACCGAACTCCTCGTCACCGGCTGGGGCTGCCCACCGCTCGACGAGGACGTCCTCGCGGCGGCTCCGCGGCTGCGCGCCGTCGTCCACACCGCCGGATCCGTACGGTCCCACATCACACCGGCCTGCTGGGAACGGGGCATCGAGGTGAGCTCCGCCGCCGCGGCCAACGCGCTGCCCGTGGCCGAGTACACCGTCGCGATGATCCTGCTCTCGGGAAAACACGTCCTGGAGCGCGCCCGTGCGTACCGCACCGCGCGGCTCCGCGACGACTGGCTCGCGACCCCGCGGAATGTGGGCAACCACCGCCGCACCATCGGGCTGCTGTCCGCTTCGCTCGTCGGCCGGCGGGTGGTGGAGCTCCTGCGCCCCTACGATTTCGACGTACAGGTGTACGACCCGTACCTCGACGACGCCGACACGGCGGACCTCGGCGTCCGAAGGGCGGCTCTGCCCGACCTCTTCGCCACCTGCGACGTGGTCAGCGTGCACACCCCGCTGCTGGACGCGACCCGCGGACTCGTTTCCCGGGAGCTGCTGCGTTCCATGCGCCCCGGCGCCACCCTCATCAACACCTCACGCGGCGCGGTCGTCGACCAGGCCGCGCTCACCGAGGTGCTGCGGGCCGGGCGCATCCGTGCGGTGCTCGACGTCACCGACCCCGAACAGCTCCCGGCGGACGACCCGTTGTGGGACTGCGAGAACGCGCTGATCACCCCGCACCTCGCCGGATCCCAGGGCAACGAGTGGCGCCGCCTCGCGGAGCACGCGATCGCCGAGACCGCCCGGTGGGCCGCTGGGGAAGGCTTCGCACACGCCGTACGACCCGAAAGGCTGGCCTACCTCGCATGA
- a CDS encoding DUF2264 domain-containing protein: MNDDAAKLLALGCPPGAGGELPPEDRTLSPYTGFTRAHWEATADGLLSAAWRWATPRGALLDLPGPPSRSGVRSDGLEGYARTFLAAAFRVAGADGGDPHGWLGRYADGLDAGTRTPGRDDAESWPVIRHHDVFGQPMVESASVALGLRLTRPWLWDKLDSATQDRAEAWLRAALHSRPAPNNWYLFPYTVAAFLESVGRGDAATAAALTRAEELLETWYVGQGWYTDGDGRAFDHYNGWALHLYPVLHAHLGGDGERAARYGGRLREHLDSFALMFASDGAPLHYGRSLTYRFGTTAAVAAGALTGHTPLTPGASRRVLSGSLRYFLERGAADADGLLTLGWHGPHAATLQRYSGPSSPYWASKAFVALLAGQDHPLWTAVEEPAPSEGADRALALPGPGLLLHSTRDDGVVRLHNHGSDRLRPHEGENPGDADPHYGRFAYSTATGPTSASNPFDNHFSVETGGFSSVRRRIHPLGAGSGEGWGWAASWHTPVFTGGPAAYPGLRVESVTFVRGAYELRVHRVVGAPPGSVVRQTGWATAADGALLSELHPLRNWDERDEVRAPEGTAYTRWALVPRLTAAAGGTTLHAALARLGSAAARPQADVISRTSAGDDTFEALWWDGATTRIGFAGEVSVEHGTH, encoded by the coding sequence ATGAACGACGACGCCGCGAAACTCCTCGCCCTCGGCTGTCCGCCCGGAGCCGGCGGGGAGCTTCCCCCCGAGGACCGGACGCTCAGCCCGTACACCGGCTTCACCCGCGCCCACTGGGAGGCCACCGCCGACGGGCTGCTGAGCGCCGCCTGGCGCTGGGCCACTCCGCGCGGCGCACTGCTCGACCTGCCCGGGCCGCCGTCCCGTTCCGGCGTGCGTTCCGACGGGCTCGAAGGTTACGCGCGTACGTTCCTCGCCGCCGCGTTCCGGGTGGCGGGAGCCGACGGCGGCGACCCGCACGGCTGGCTCGGCCGGTACGCGGACGGGCTCGACGCGGGCACCCGGACGCCGGGCCGTGACGACGCCGAGTCCTGGCCCGTGATCCGGCACCACGACGTCTTCGGACAGCCGATGGTCGAGTCGGCGTCCGTCGCGCTCGGCCTCAGGCTCACCCGGCCGTGGCTGTGGGACAAACTCGACAGCGCCACCCAGGACCGTGCGGAGGCGTGGCTGCGCGCCGCGCTGCACAGCAGGCCGGCCCCCAACAACTGGTACCTGTTCCCCTACACGGTCGCGGCCTTCCTGGAGTCCGTGGGACGCGGGGACGCCGCGACGGCCGCGGCCCTGACACGTGCCGAGGAACTGCTGGAGACGTGGTACGTGGGCCAGGGCTGGTACACGGACGGCGACGGGCGCGCCTTCGACCACTACAACGGCTGGGCGCTGCACCTCTATCCGGTGCTGCACGCCCACCTCGGTGGCGACGGTGAACGGGCCGCGCGGTACGGCGGACGTCTGCGCGAGCATCTGGACAGCTTCGCCCTGATGTTCGCAAGCGACGGCGCGCCCCTGCACTACGGACGCTCCCTGACCTACCGGTTCGGCACGACGGCCGCCGTGGCGGCGGGCGCGCTCACGGGACACACGCCGCTCACCCCGGGCGCCTCGCGCCGCGTCCTCAGCGGCTCTCTGCGGTACTTCCTGGAGCGCGGCGCGGCCGATGCGGACGGCCTGCTCACGCTCGGCTGGCACGGGCCGCACGCTGCCACCCTGCAACGCTACTCGGGCCCCTCGTCACCCTATTGGGCCTCGAAGGCCTTCGTCGCGCTCCTCGCGGGCCAGGACCACCCGCTGTGGACAGCGGTCGAGGAGCCCGCGCCCAGCGAGGGCGCCGACCGGGCCCTCGCCCTGCCGGGCCCGGGGCTGCTGCTCCACAGCACGCGGGACGACGGCGTCGTACGCCTCCACAACCACGGCAGCGACCGGCTGCGGCCGCACGAGGGGGAGAACCCGGGCGACGCCGACCCGCACTACGGGCGGTTCGCCTATTCGACCGCCACGGGTCCCACCTCGGCCTCGAACCCGTTCGACAACCACTTCTCCGTGGAGACCGGTGGGTTCTCCAGTGTGCGCCGCCGTATCCATCCGCTGGGTGCGGGCAGCGGCGAGGGCTGGGGCTGGGCGGCCTCCTGGCACACCCCCGTCTTCACCGGGGGCCCAGCCGCCTACCCCGGGCTGCGGGTGGAGAGTGTCACCTTCGTCCGGGGCGCGTACGAACTGCGCGTGCACCGCGTCGTGGGCGCGCCGCCGGGATCCGTCGTGCGGCAGACCGGCTGGGCGACGGCCGCCGACGGTGCGCTCCTGTCGGAACTCCATCCGCTGCGCAACTGGGACGAACGGGACGAGGTACGGGCGCCCGAGGGCACCGCGTACACGCGCTGGGCCCTCGTGCCCCGGCTGACGGCCGCGGCCGGCGGGACGACGCTGCACGCCGCGCTCGCCCGGCTGGGTTCCGCGGCCGCGAGGCCGCAAGCCGACGTGATCAGCCGGACGTCCGCCGGCGACGACACGTTCGAGGCACTCTGGTGGGACGGCGCCACCACCCGGATCGGCTTCGCGGGAGAGGTGTCCGTCGAGCACGGCACGCACTGA